The segment GCCGGTCAGGCACCTCAGCGACGCGATGCTGGACCACCTCGTCGACGACGTCGACGGCGTCGACCACATCGCCCTCGTGCTGTGCGCCGAGACGAGCCCCGACGTCTACGACCCCGTCGCGCTGGCTCGGATGGTGCGCTACGCCGACGTCACCGATGCCGCCGACCTCGCCGTCACCGTCAAGGACGAGTGGCAGGGCCGCGGGGTGGCCACCGTGCTGCTCGAGGTGCTGATGCGCCGGCGACCGGCGGGCGTGGACCGCATCGTCACCGAGGTGCTGCAGGACAATCCCGCGTCGCTGGGGATGCTCCGCCGCCTGGGCGCGGTGTCGCTGGAGGACGAGGGCAACGGGGTGTACGGCGTCGTGGTCGAGCTCGAGCCGGTCGTGACGCCGGTCGTGACGCCGTCGCCGGTGCCCGCAGGACGGGGCGAGGGCAGACCGGCTCCCCTGCTGCACGACCCGCGCCACCGCCACGACCTGCACACCCGCGACCAGCTGTGTCCGTGG is part of the Nocardioides cavernae genome and harbors:
- a CDS encoding GNAT family N-acetyltransferase, translated to MIEQVALRDGTDAFVVPLERTDRAALMAEFETLSPESQRRRFLAPVRHLSDAMLDHLVDDVDGVDHIALVLCAETSPDVYDPVALARMVRYADVTDAADLAVTVKDEWQGRGVATVLLEVLMRRRPAGVDRIVTEVLQDNPASLGMLRRLGAVSLEDEGNGVYGVVVELEPVVTPVVTPSPVPAGRGEGRPAPLLHDPRHRHDLHTRDQLCPWFS